The following nucleotide sequence is from Tissierellales bacterium.
GTTGGAGGAGGTTAAATCGTGAACGAACACATAAAAAGTGAATTCGAGAAAGCATTAATAGAGAGACATGGAGAGGATATTCATAGAAAACTTCAAAGTGCTAGCGTTGGAATAGCTGGTCTCGGTGGACTTGGTTCAAATGTTGCAGTTTCACTCGTGAGACTTGGAATAGGAAAATTGGTTTTAGTTGACTTTGATCTAGTAGACCAGACAAATCTAAATAGACAATACTATTTTAGACGAAATATAGGACAGAAAAAAACAGATGCATTAAAGGAGATATTAGAAGATATAAGTCCAATTACTCAAATTGAAACTAAGAATGTATACTTGGACGACGAAAATAGTTCAGAAATGTTCAAA
It contains:
- the thiF gene encoding sulfur carrier protein ThiS adenylyltransferase ThiF — encoded protein: MNEHIKSEFEKALIERHGEDIHRKLQSASVGIAGLGGLGSNVAVSLVRLGIGKLVLVDFDLVDQTNLNRQYYFRRNIGQKKTDALKEILEDISPITQIETKNVYLDDENSSEMFKDTNLIVEAMDKAESKVSFVQSILTKCKDKKLVSASGMAGALSSNTIRTRKINERFSVVGDEVSHIDEFGGLMAPRVAIAANHQANQILRWILNIEKY